Genomic DNA from Mycolicibacterium helvum:
GGACATCGACGGCCGGGTTGCCGACGCCGAAGGCGTTCCCTACGAGGACGACACGTTCGACCTCGTCGTCGGTCATGCCGTCTTGCACCACATTCCGGACGTGGAGAAGTCGCTGCGCGAGGTGGTCCGGGTGCTCAAGCCCGGCGGCCGGTTCGTGTTCGCCGGCGAACCCACCAGCGTGGGCAACACCTACGCGCGGTCGCTGTCGACGCTGACGTGGCGGGTCGCCACCAACGCCACCAAGCTGCCGGGCCTGGAGGGCTGGCGGCGGCCGCAGGCCGAACTCGACGAATCGTCTCGCGCCGCAGCGCTGGAAGCGGTCGTCGACCTGCACACCTTCGACCCCGACGACCTCGAGCGGATGGCCCGCAGCGCCGGCGCCATCGACGTGTCGACGGCGACGACGGAGTTCACCGCCGCGATGCTGGGCTGGCCGCTGCGCACCCTCGAGGCCGCGGTGCCGCCGGGCAAGCTGGGCTGGGGCTGGGCGAAGTTCGCGTTCAACAGCTGGATCGGCCTGAGCTGGGTCGACGACAACGTCTGGCGCCGGGTGGTGCCCAAGGGCTGGTACTACAACGTCATGATCACCGGGGTCAAACCGTCCTGACCTTCGGGCGCGACGATGTCAGCTACCTCACCAGCGACTCCGGTGCGGCGGCGCTGGCCGAGGTGGCCCGCTATCCGCTGACCGACGCCAGCCTGTTGGCCGACGTCACCGCCATCCGCAACCGGTACACCGACCGCGCCACCGCCCTGATCGAGACCACCCTGCTGCGCCGCAAGGCCGTCATCAAACTCGGCGAGCTGGGTGACGTGTCGGGGTGGCTGTTCACCGACGACGCCTTGCAGCAGGCCACCGCGGCGCCGGTGGCCCGGCACCGGGCCGCCCGGCTGGCCGGCGCGGTGGTGCACGACGCGACCTGCTCAATCGGCACCGAGCTGGCCGCCCTGCGGTCGACCGCGGCCATGCTCGTCGGCAGCGATATCGACGAGGTGCGCCTGGCGATGGCCCACCACAACGTTCCGGATGTGGCGCTGTGCCGTGCCGATGCGCTGCGCCCGGTGAGCCGCGACGCCGTGGTGCTACTCGATCCGGCCCGCCGATCCGGTGGGCGGCGCCGCTTCGACCCGCGCGACTACGTACCACCGCTGGACGGGCTGCTCGACGCTTATCGCGGCCGGGCGACCGTGGTGAAATGCGCGCCCGGAATCGATTTCGACGCCGTCCGCCAACTGGGCTTCGACGGCGAGATCGAGGTGACCTCGGCCGGCGGTTCGGTGCGGGAGGCCTGCTTGTGGTCGGCGCAGCTGGCCGAACCGGGAGTGCGGCGCCGGGCATGTGTGCTGGACCGCGACGAGGTCGTCACCGACGCCGACCCCGACGACTGCCCGGCCGGCCCCGCCGGACGGTGGATTGTGGATCCCGACGGCGCGGTCGTGCGCGCCGGGCTGGTCCGGCACTATGCCGCCCGGCATGGGCTGTGGCAGCTCGACCCCGATATCGCCTATCTCAGTGGCGATCACGTGCCCGCCGGAGTCCGCGGATTCGAGGTGCTCGACGAACTCCCGCTGCGGGACAAGGTGTTGCGGCGGGCGCTGTCGCAGCACGATTGCGGGCAGCTGGAGATCCTGGTGCGCGGAGTCGACGTGGACCCCGATGCGTTGCGGCGCCGGCTGCGCCCGGCGGGGCACACGTCGATATCGCTGGTGATTACCCGGATCGGCTCGGGCGCAGGCGAACGCACTTCTGTGTTCCTGTGCCGACCCGCTGCCGCAGTGCGTTAGCCGCGGGTACGCTGGCGGCGACGGCGCTGGTGCCGTCTTCACAGCGCGAGGATCATCGACGAATGCGCATTCTCACCCTGAGCGCACTGCTGGCCGCGGGCGTTCTCCTGGGCGAGCACAGCATCGCGGTATCCGGTGCGCAGACCGACTGCGCGGCGTTCGGCGGAGTCGTAGAGGCCGACAACGTCTGCCATGTGCACAGCAGTGCAGCCAGCTACACGATGGATCTGCGGTTCCCCACCAACTACGTTGACGAGCAAGCCGTCATCGATTACGTGACGCAGAGCCGCGACGGATTCACCAACGTCGCGGAAATGCCCGCAGTGCGCAACATGCCCTACGAGATGGATGTCACCTCACAGTCATTCACCTCAGGTCCGCCCGCCGGCGGCACCCAGAGTGTGGTGCTCAGGCTGTTCCAGGACATCGGTGGCGCGCACCCGACGACCTGGTACAAGGCGTTCAACTACGATGTGGCGCATAAGAAACCGGTCACCTTTGACACCCTGTTCGCGCCGGATGCCAAGGCCGTCAACGCGATATTCCCCATCGTGCAACGCGATCTGGAGCGGCAGACCGGTCTGACCGGCGTCATCGCCACCAGCGACGGGCTGGATCCGTCGCACTACCAGAACTTCGCGGTCACCGACGACGCGGTGCTCTTCTTCTTCAGCCAGGGGGAGTTGCTGCCGTCGGACGCCGGGGCCACAACGGCGACGGTGCCGCGGGCGGCGCTGCCGCCGCTGCAACTCGGCGGCTAGGCAGGATCGAAGCTGTACAGCTGGCCCGCGCTGGTCGCCACCACCACTGCGCGATCCAGGCCCACTGACACCCCAAGCGGGAAGCCATCAGCCTCTGGGAGTGGGTAGCTGTTGAGGGTGCGGCCGTTGGTGGGATCGAACACCAGCAACGACAAACCCGATGGGCTGGCGACCACCGTGTAGGCCACCGGACCAGCCTGACTCGGCGAGCTCAGCGGCGTGACGTCGTCGCGGCGCCAGGCGATGTCGGCGTGGTTACCGGTGTCCTTGAGCGCGACCAGATGAGTGTTCGGCCCGCCACCGACGACGATCAGTCCGTCGGGTGACACCGATGGCGGGGTCTGCGGCAGAAAGTCCAGCGGCACAGACCATTTCGCCTTCCCATCCGAGGTGTTCAGTGCCCACAGCTTGTGGTCGCGTCCGGTGACGTACACGGTGGTGCCATCGGCGGAGGCCACCGGTGCGGCCAGCACGCCGGCGGCGATGGCGTCGGTGGTCCACTCGCGGGTGAGCAGTGGGGTCTGGCCCGGGTGGTACGCCAGGCCGACGAGCGTCGAGGCCTTGGCGCCCGGCTGCCACAGGCTCACCACAATCATGTGGGTAGCCGCGGCGTATGCCGGCGGCGCTGACACCGGGCACCCCGGCAGTGCATGGGCGCAGTCGGCCAGCCCGCGGGTGGAATCGGTCGGGTCGAGCCCATCGACCAGATCCAGCGGAGTTCCGGTCACGTCGCCGCGATGCGAGTCGAAGACCAGCACCTGCCCGAGATGGGTGACCGCCAGCAGTTGGCGGCCACCGACAAATCGTGCGGTGGTGGGCATCCCGA
This window encodes:
- a CDS encoding class I SAM-dependent methyltransferase, producing MNSIDPAPNPHATAEQVEAALKDSKLAQILYHDWEAESYDDKWSISYDKRCVDYARNLFDATVPADELRELPYDRALELGCGSGFFLLNLIQAGVARRGSVTDLSPGMVKVATRNGENLGLDIDGRVADAEGVPYEDDTFDLVVGHAVLHHIPDVEKSLREVVRVLKPGGRFVFAGEPTSVGNTYARSLSTLTWRVATNATKLPGLEGWRRPQAELDESSRAAALEAVVDLHTFDPDDLERMARSAGAIDVSTATTEFTAAMLGWPLRTLEAAVPPGKLGWGWAKFAFNSWIGLSWVDDNVWRRVVPKGWYYNVMITGVKPS
- a CDS encoding THUMP-like domain-containing protein: MVLQRHDHRGQTVLTFGRDDVSYLTSDSGAAALAEVARYPLTDASLLADVTAIRNRYTDRATALIETTLLRRKAVIKLGELGDVSGWLFTDDALQQATAAPVARHRAARLAGAVVHDATCSIGTELAALRSTAAMLVGSDIDEVRLAMAHHNVPDVALCRADALRPVSRDAVVLLDPARRSGGRRRFDPRDYVPPLDGLLDAYRGRATVVKCAPGIDFDAVRQLGFDGEIEVTSAGGSVREACLWSAQLAEPGVRRRACVLDRDEVVTDADPDDCPAGPAGRWIVDPDGAVVRAGLVRHYAARHGLWQLDPDIAYLSGDHVPAGVRGFEVLDELPLRDKVLRRALSQHDCGQLEILVRGVDVDPDALRRRLRPAGHTSISLVITRIGSGAGERTSVFLCRPAAAVR
- a CDS encoding esterase, with amino-acid sequence MRILTLSALLAAGVLLGEHSIAVSGAQTDCAAFGGVVEADNVCHVHSSAASYTMDLRFPTNYVDEQAVIDYVTQSRDGFTNVAEMPAVRNMPYEMDVTSQSFTSGPPAGGTQSVVLRLFQDIGGAHPTTWYKAFNYDVAHKKPVTFDTLFAPDAKAVNAIFPIVQRDLERQTGLTGVIATSDGLDPSHYQNFAVTDDAVLFFFSQGELLPSDAGATTATVPRAALPPLQLGG
- a CDS encoding outer membrane protein assembly factor BamB family protein, coding for MARWRDGKVTRVLRRLLVSASAALVVTGLAGCDNTDSWVDSTAAHGWSAQYGDAANSSYTATGGAPALRLKWSRSVKGELGAGAALGDTSYLAVNGQTAGGCSLMVWENDNNGRQRWCTRMVLGGGFASPLFDQFDNLFIGQPGMMQAYPPTQWIRWRQNVIGMPTTARFVGGRQLLAVTHLGQVLVFDSHRGDVTGTPLDLVDGLDPTDSTRGLADCAHALPGCPVSAPPAYAAATHMIVVSLWQPGAKASTLVGLAYHPGQTPLLTREWTTDAIAAGVLAAPVASADGTTVYVTGRDHKLWALNTSDGKAKWSVPLDFLPQTPPSVSPDGLIVVGGGPNTHLVALKDTGNHADIAWRRDDVTPLSSPSQAGPVAYTVVASPSGLSLLVFDPTNGRTLNSYPLPEADGFPLGVSVGLDRAVVVATSAGQLYSFDPA